CATTGCGCTCATTTGTTTGGCTGTTCTTATTCTGGGCAATTGGTGTCGGCGTCTTCGGATTTGCCGATGCGCACTCTGCGCTGAAGCCCAACAGTCCCGTCATTTTGCGCTCCCCCGAGTGGACCATGTGCGGTTTGCCGCTCGGCGAGCAGGTTTTCATGCCGGCAACAGAGCAATGGGCGAAGGGTCGCGCCGCTGAGGGGCAGTCACAGCTCGATTGCTTCAGATCGCAGCGGGAGGCGCTGAGCTACCAGGCATTCAATGCCTGGATGTACTCGCTCGACACTCTGTTTCCAGTGCTGGAGGTCGGCCAGAAGCAGTTCTGGCGGCCGGACACGACGAAAAAGTGGGGTTCTCTTGTCATGGCTTATTTTTATTTTCAGGCCGTCGTCGGTTGGGCTTTGAGCTTGCTTGCCATTGCCGGCTTCTCCGGTCTGGTCAAATCGAAATGAGTTTGATCTATCGGATCCGAGCCAGTTGGGACGGTGTAACCCCGACTTGTCCCGTATGCGGGTGCTCTGAGGCAGTGCAACTTCTGGCTTTAACAGATCGTCAAATGGCGTTATCCTTAGTAACGGCACAGGCCCTCTCTGAGCGCACGAGGACTCCATGAGTAAAGCCGTGGCAGCCAACCAAACTTCAATGCAACGGTTTCTGAATGCCGTTGAGCGGGTCGGGAACATGGTTCCGCACCCGGTAGTCATCTTCCTTATCCTGATTGCCATTGTCATTGTCCTCTCGGCGATACTTGGCATGTTCTCGGCTGGCGTAACCTTGGAACAGATCAATCCGGATACGCATAAGGTCGAACAGGTGACGACCCAGATCCGCAGCCTCCTGAACGCCGAAGGCATTCGATTCATCTATACCTCGCTGATCCCGAACTTCATGAACTTCACCGCCGTCGGACTGATGATCGGCGCCATGATCGGCGCGGGCGTCGCGGAGGAATCCGGTTTAATAAACGCTCTTATCCGCAAACTTGTTTTGGTATCGCCCGCCTGGGCTCTCACCTATATCCTCGCCTTCTGCGGCATCCTGTCGAGCGTTGCCGCGGATGCCGGCTATCTTGTCCTGCTGCCCCTAGCGGGTGTCGCCTATTTAAGCGTGGGGCGCCATCCCTTGGCTGGGTTGGCTCTCGGTTTCGCGGCGGTGGCCGGCGCCTTCACCGTCAACATGCTGATCAAGCCGCTCGATGCGGTCCTGGTCGAATTCACCAACGATGCCGCGCGCCTTGTCGACCCGAACATTTCGATTGGCCTTGCGTCGAACGTCTTCTTCTCCATCGTTTCCGTCATTTTCCTCACCGTCCTGATCGCTTTTATCACGGACAGGATCGTCGCGCCGCGCCTTGGACCTTACAAGCCGGAGGCGGCCTCCGCGGCGAGCAAGGGCACGGAGAGCAGCGAGCTTACGCCGGCCGAACAGCGGGGCTTGAAATTTGCCCTCTACGGCTTGATCGGTCTTCTGGTGGTATTCGCTTTGCTGACGCTGCCGCCGGGAGCGCCGCTGCGCAATCCCGACACTGGCGAACTCATCGGCAACTCACCCTTCATGAATGGTTTGATTGCCTTGATCATGCTTGCGTTCCTTGTCACAGGCTGGACCTTCGGTATCGGCGCCGGCACCCTGCGCACCTTGTCCGATGTCATCAAGGCGATGGAGAAGGCGGTTGCCGGCCTTGGCGGTACGATCTTTCTGTTCTTTGTGTTGAGTCAGTTCGTGGCCTATTTCACCTTCACGAACATAGGCACGGTCATGGCGCTATCGCTGGCGGGCACGCTGCAGGCGATGAATGTCGGGCCTCTCGCACTTCTGATTGGCTTCATCGTGGTCGTAGCGATTATCGATCTCCTGCTGACCGGCGCGATTGCGAAATGGGCGATATTCGCTCCTGTCTTCGTTCCTTTGCTTCTCAAACTCGGCGTCGAGCCGGAATCGGTCCTCGCCGCCTATAGAGTTGGCGACTCCCCCATGAACGCGATCACTCCGCTGAATGCCTATTTCGCATTGATGGTGGGCTTCACCCAAAAGTACGATCCAAAGTCCGGCGTGGGCACGGTCGTGTCGCTGATGCTGCCTTACGTCGTGTGGATTTTTGTCCTGTGGACGGCTCTTTTCGCTCTGTGGCAGGTGCTTGGACTGCCTTGGGGACTTTGAGATCCGAATTACGGAACAGAGAGGTTAGTGATCATGGGCAGTGCTGCGGTTCCACTCGATGTTGCTTCGGCTGAGGCACATCTGATGCGTTTTCTTTCAGTCGAGGGCGTTACGGGCAAAGAGGCCGCCATCGCGGCGGCGGTATCGGACGAGTTGAAAAAGGTCGGGGTGCCCGCCTCGGCCATTAGTTTCGACGACGCCAACAAACGAATTCCGCTGCCGACGGAGACCGGCAACCTGATCGTTGATCTTCCGGGAACAAAACCCGGTCCGCGCCTTATGTTTGCGACTCATCTCGATACCGTTCCGCTTTGTGCGGGGGCCAAGGCGAAACGCGAGGGAAACCGCATCGTCTCCGACGGAACGACCGCGTTGGGAGGGGACAACCGTACCGGCTGCGGCGTGCTGGTGACACTCGCCGAGACGCTCATCAAGCATAAGCTTCCACACCCGCCCATAACCTTGCTCTTTACTGTTCGCGAGGAGAGCGGTCTGCACGGAGCGCGCGAGCTCAAGCCCAAGAGCCTCGGAGATCCCATCATGTGCATCAATGTCGACAGTCAGAAGCCTGCCGACCTGATCATCGGGGCGATCGGCCAGGAAAACTGGCAGGTTGAAATTAAAGGCACAGCCGCGCATGCGGGTCTCGCGCCCGAAAGGGGAATATCGGCGACCCTCGTTGGCGCTATCGGATTGGCCGATGCCCGTAAAGAAGGCTGGTTCGGCAAGGTCACCAAGAAAGACGGTCATGGCACGAGCAATGTCGGAATATTCGGCGGCAAGGACGGCAAGGCCGCCGGCGATGCGACGAATGTCGTAACGGACTATGCGTTCGTTAAGGGCGAGGCGCGCAGCCCGGAAGCAGCGTTCGCCACGAAGATTGCCGAGGGCTTCAAATCTTCATTTGCGCGCGCCAAGTCCGAGGTTACTGATGTCGACGGCGGGACTGCCGAGGTCAAGTTCGAGCATGCCGCATCATATCCGCCATTTCGGCTTGCTGAAGACAGCCCTGCTGTGCGGCACGCCACGGCGGGCATGAAAAAACTCGGCATCAAGGTCAATTTGATTTTTTCGCCGGGCGGGCTCGATGCTAACTGGCTCGACAAGCACGGTATTCCGACCGTAACCATTGGCTCTGGGCAAAGGGAAGTGCATACAATCAAGGAATATGTCGAGCTGGATGATTATGCAGAGGGCTGCCGTCTGGCCATTGTGTTAGCCACAATCGAGACGTGACAACAACGCGTAGAATACGCGGGCTTGCATTCACGTCGCCTGAGACAGGGCGAGTTCGCAGGTGGCTTCTTCGCCCGCCTGGCCTCGCGAAGCGGCCTGGTCGAAATAGGCTTTTTTCGCAAACGCGCCGCCATGGATGAGGATCGCCACGGCAGCCAGAGCGAGCAGGATCATCGCCCAGATCGCTGGACGCGCAACCAAGCGCTTGCTCACCGCCACATGAGGCGTATGGCGCCTTCCTCCCATGGCCTGTCCTGCACGCGCGCCCCATGTCGCACAACAGGGGCCGGGTCCCGGGGCTCCGGCCAACCCGCCCCTTAACTTTATGCAATTTTGCGGCGGCAGGGGGCTTTGCTATCTTGCCGTTTCCCGTCGACGATGCGGATCGTGACATGACTGAGGTGAACCCGGCGCGCCGGCAGACCATTCCGGTCGGCATATGGGTGCTCGGCTTCGTCTCGATGCTCATGGACATCTCTTCCGAGATGATCCACGCGCTGTTGCCCATCTACATGGTGACGGTGCTTGGCACCTCGGCGCTGACCGTCGGCGTCATCGAGGGCATCGCCGAGGCAACCGCCTCGATCACAAAGATATTCTCGGGCGCGCTCAGCGACTGGCTCGGCAAGCGCAAGGTGCTGGCGGCTCTGGGTTATAGCCTCGCCGCCCTGACCAAGCCGATCTTTCCCCTGGCGCCGTCGGTCGGCTGGCTGATCGCGGCGCGTTTCATCGACCGGATCGGCAAGGGGATCCGCGGCGCCCCGCGCGACGCGCTCGTCGCCGATCTGGCGCCGCCGCAGCTGCGCGGCGCCGCCTTCGGCCTGCGCCAGTCGCTCGACACGCTGGGTGCCTTCATCGGGCCGCTCATCGCCATCGCGGTGATGTGGGCGAGCGTCAATGATTTCAGAACCGTGTTCTGGATCGCCGTTGTCCCGGCCTTCCTCTCCGCCGGCCTCATCATAGTCGCTGTCAAGGAGCCGGAGCGGCCCAAGGATCTGCGCCGCGTCCGCATGCCGCTGCATCGCGACGAGATCGGGCGCCTGGGCGCCACCTATTGGTGGGTGGTCGTGATCGCAGCGATCTTCACGCTGGCGCGCTTCAGCGAAGCCTTCCTGGTGCTGCGGGCTCAGTCGCTCGGTCTGCCGGTGATGCTGATTCCGGTCGTCATGGTGATCATGAGCCTCGTTTATGCGCTCTCCGCCTACCCGGTCGGCATCCTGGCCGACCGCATGAACAAGATCACCCTGCTGATGCTCGGCCTCGTGCTGCTCGCCGGCGCCGACATCGTGCTGAGCCTTGCACAAGGCATGGCCGGTCTCGCCATGGGTGTCGTGCTGTGGGGATTGCATATGGGGTTCACGCAAGGCCTGCTGGCGGCCCTGGTCGCCGACACGGCGCCGCCCGAATTACGCGGCACAGCCTTCGGCATGTTCAA
This genomic stretch from Nordella sp. HKS 07 harbors:
- a CDS encoding AbgT family transporter; the protein is MSKAVAANQTSMQRFLNAVERVGNMVPHPVVIFLILIAIVIVLSAILGMFSAGVTLEQINPDTHKVEQVTTQIRSLLNAEGIRFIYTSLIPNFMNFTAVGLMIGAMIGAGVAEESGLINALIRKLVLVSPAWALTYILAFCGILSSVAADAGYLVLLPLAGVAYLSVGRHPLAGLALGFAAVAGAFTVNMLIKPLDAVLVEFTNDAARLVDPNISIGLASNVFFSIVSVIFLTVLIAFITDRIVAPRLGPYKPEAASAASKGTESSELTPAEQRGLKFALYGLIGLLVVFALLTLPPGAPLRNPDTGELIGNSPFMNGLIALIMLAFLVTGWTFGIGAGTLRTLSDVIKAMEKAVAGLGGTIFLFFVLSQFVAYFTFTNIGTVMALSLAGTLQAMNVGPLALLIGFIVVVAIIDLLLTGAIAKWAIFAPVFVPLLLKLGVEPESVLAAYRVGDSPMNAITPLNAYFALMVGFTQKYDPKSGVGTVVSLMLPYVVWIFVLWTALFALWQVLGLPWGL
- a CDS encoding M20/M25/M40 family metallo-hydrolase → MGSAAVPLDVASAEAHLMRFLSVEGVTGKEAAIAAAVSDELKKVGVPASAISFDDANKRIPLPTETGNLIVDLPGTKPGPRLMFATHLDTVPLCAGAKAKREGNRIVSDGTTALGGDNRTGCGVLVTLAETLIKHKLPHPPITLLFTVREESGLHGARELKPKSLGDPIMCINVDSQKPADLIIGAIGQENWQVEIKGTAAHAGLAPERGISATLVGAIGLADARKEGWFGKVTKKDGHGTSNVGIFGGKDGKAAGDATNVVTDYAFVKGEARSPEAAFATKIAEGFKSSFARAKSEVTDVDGGTAEVKFEHAASYPPFRLAEDSPAVRHATAGMKKLGIKVNLIFSPGGLDANWLDKHGIPTVTIGSGQREVHTIKEYVELDDYAEGCRLAIVLATIET
- a CDS encoding MFS transporter, translating into MTEVNPARRQTIPVGIWVLGFVSMLMDISSEMIHALLPIYMVTVLGTSALTVGVIEGIAEATASITKIFSGALSDWLGKRKVLAALGYSLAALTKPIFPLAPSVGWLIAARFIDRIGKGIRGAPRDALVADLAPPQLRGAAFGLRQSLDTLGAFIGPLIAIAVMWASVNDFRTVFWIAVVPAFLSAGLIIVAVKEPERPKDLRRVRMPLHRDEIGRLGATYWWVVVIAAIFTLARFSEAFLVLRAQSLGLPVMLIPVVMVIMSLVYALSAYPVGILADRMNKITLLMLGLVLLAGADIVLSLAQGMAGLAMGVVLWGLHMGFTQGLLAALVADTAPPELRGTAFGMFNLVTGIALLLASILAGALWDGVGPQGTFLAGAGFALLTLAGLVVVRRRLSGEGRAHV